One Elephas maximus indicus isolate mEleMax1 chromosome 18, mEleMax1 primary haplotype, whole genome shotgun sequence genomic region harbors:
- the LOC126061435 gene encoding LOW QUALITY PROTEIN: 40S ribosomal protein S29-like (The sequence of the model RefSeq protein was modified relative to this genomic sequence to represent the inferred CDS: inserted 2 bases in 2 codons) yields the protein MGHQQLCWSHPRKSGQXSCSCRVCPNXDSLIQKYSLDMCHQCIHQYVTDVCSIKLD from the exons ATGGGTCACCAGCAACTCTGCTGGAGCCACCCGAGAAAATCCGGCC CTTCCTGCTCTTGCCGTGTGTGCCCAA TGGACAGTCTGATCCAGAAATACAGCCTCGATATGTGCCACCAGTGTATCCATCAGTATGTGACAGATGTATGCTCCATCAAGTTGGACTAA